From the Acidovorax carolinensis genome, one window contains:
- the dinG gene encoding ATP-dependent DNA helicase DinG, which yields MSSTEWAQAALQSFDAVVQATEGFRSRAGQRLMAEQVARTFSQATLGKVDEEGGEAAPTRSIAVIQAGTGVGKSLAYCAPAIALALARGTRVLISTATVALQEQLVNKDLPALAARMPQPFKFALAKGRGRYVCKLKLDRLAGTGEAHGEDDDDLFPEEAASARPKRSHQETEARIQFYSTMAQTLAKGAWDGDRDSLDAPPEPEVWSPVAAEGASCTGKHCPAFSQCTYYDKRKELVGAQVIVANHDLLLSSLGARVLPELDNCLLVLDEAHHLPATALDQFACSMDLSRITWIERLSSRGLRIGALLEVEEIADIPRHAAQLRQTLQDLARIVMDVYGDNLKSQKDTWGPARVRVPRGELPEQLIAPLGLLAASADGFLEALRAISKALRAEMRDKPDEARRLSTLYAQIGMLAPRLEELHATAQLLLQDAPEGADRSFVPAAKWFTLAMEGDFIVVKAHASPILPGTTLRNHLWSAVRGAVLTSATLTSCGSFDFFMREAGLHGDEAATTLEVASPFNYAAQGTLIAAETRADPKNAAQFTAEMVDALLHDIARVEYGALVLFTSREQMRQAVDALPTAMRSVVLVQNALPRTQLLKRHRERVEGGEPSVIFGMQSFGEGLDLPGRLCESVFITKLPFAPPDDPVGEARAEWLRAVGRDPFSELVVPATAIRLAQWVGRAIRTEEDQAHVYCYDKRLTRTSYGQRLLKGLPPFALEQRAPL from the coding sequence ATGTCTTCTACAGAGTGGGCCCAGGCGGCCCTGCAGTCGTTTGATGCGGTGGTGCAGGCCACCGAGGGGTTTCGCAGCCGCGCCGGCCAGCGGCTGATGGCCGAGCAGGTGGCGCGCACGTTCAGCCAGGCCACGCTGGGCAAGGTGGATGAAGAAGGTGGCGAGGCCGCGCCCACGCGGTCCATCGCGGTCATCCAGGCGGGCACGGGTGTGGGCAAGTCGCTGGCGTATTGCGCGCCCGCCATTGCGCTGGCGCTGGCACGGGGCACGCGGGTGCTGATATCTACCGCCACGGTGGCGCTGCAGGAGCAGCTGGTCAACAAGGATTTGCCCGCGCTGGCTGCGCGCATGCCGCAGCCCTTCAAGTTTGCGCTGGCCAAGGGGCGCGGGCGCTATGTGTGCAAGCTCAAGCTCGACCGGCTGGCGGGCACGGGCGAGGCGCATGGCGAGGACGATGACGACCTGTTTCCCGAAGAGGCCGCGAGCGCCCGCCCCAAGCGCTCGCACCAGGAGACCGAGGCGCGCATCCAGTTTTATTCGACCATGGCGCAAACCCTGGCCAAGGGCGCCTGGGATGGCGACCGCGACAGCCTCGATGCGCCGCCCGAGCCCGAGGTGTGGAGCCCCGTGGCGGCCGAGGGCGCGTCGTGCACGGGCAAGCACTGCCCGGCCTTCAGCCAGTGCACCTATTACGACAAGCGCAAGGAGCTGGTGGGCGCGCAGGTGATCGTGGCCAACCATGATTTGTTGCTGTCGTCGCTGGGCGCGCGCGTACTGCCCGAGCTGGACAACTGCCTGCTGGTGCTGGACGAAGCCCACCACCTGCCCGCCACGGCGCTCGACCAGTTTGCGTGCAGCATGGATTTGTCGCGCATCACCTGGATTGAGCGATTGTCGAGCCGGGGCCTGCGCATTGGCGCGCTGCTGGAGGTGGAAGAGATTGCCGACATTCCGCGCCACGCGGCGCAGCTGCGCCAGACGCTGCAGGACCTGGCCCGCATCGTGATGGATGTGTATGGCGACAACCTCAAAAGCCAGAAGGACACCTGGGGCCCGGCCCGTGTGCGCGTGCCGCGCGGCGAGTTGCCCGAGCAGCTGATCGCCCCGCTGGGCCTGCTGGCCGCCAGTGCCGATGGCTTTCTGGAAGCGCTGCGCGCCATCAGCAAGGCCCTGCGCGCCGAGATGCGCGACAAGCCCGACGAGGCCAGGCGCCTGTCCACGCTGTATGCGCAGATCGGCATGCTGGCACCGCGCCTGGAAGAGCTGCACGCCACCGCCCAACTGCTGCTGCAGGATGCGCCCGAAGGCGCGGACCGCAGCTTTGTGCCCGCCGCCAAGTGGTTCACGCTGGCGATGGAGGGCGACTTCATCGTGGTCAAGGCCCACGCCAGCCCCATCCTGCCAGGCACCACGCTGCGCAACCACCTGTGGAGCGCGGTGCGCGGTGCCGTGCTGACCTCGGCCACGCTGACCAGTTGCGGCAGTTTCGACTTCTTTATGCGCGAGGCCGGCCTGCATGGTGACGAGGCCGCCACCACGCTCGAAGTGGCCAGCCCCTTCAACTACGCCGCGCAGGGCACGCTGATTGCCGCCGAGACGCGCGCCGACCCCAAGAACGCCGCGCAGTTCACCGCCGAGATGGTCGATGCGCTGCTGCACGACATTGCGCGCGTGGAATACGGCGCGCTGGTGCTGTTCACCTCGCGCGAGCAGATGCGCCAGGCCGTGGATGCATTGCCCACCGCCATGCGCAGCGTGGTGCTGGTGCAAAACGCGCTGCCGCGCACGCAACTGCTCAAGCGCCACCGCGAGCGGGTGGAGGGCGGCGAGCCCTCGGTCATCTTTGGCATGCAGTCGTTTGGCGAGGGGCTGGATTTGCCGGGGCGGCTGTGCGAATCGGTTTTCATCACCAAGCTGCCCTTTGCCCCGCCCGACGACCCGGTGGGCGAGGCCCGCGCCGAATGGCTGCGCGCCGTGGGCCGCGACCCGTTCAGCGAACTGGTGGTGCCCGCCACCGCCATCCGCCTGGCGCAATGGGTGGGCCGCGCGATCCGTACCGAGGAAGACCAGGCCCATGTGTATTGCTACGACAAGCGCCTGACGCGCACCAGCTATGGCCAGCGGCTGCTCAAGGGGCTGCCGCCGTTTGCGCTGGAGCAACGCGCGCCGCTGTGA